The Candidatus Eisenbacteria bacterium genomic interval AACACGCCGGAGACGTAGACCGTGCGGCCGTTCACCATCACGTCGTAGGTCGGGCCGTTGGAGTTGGGATTCCAGGCTCCCGCGACCCCGGTGCCCGCGTCGAGCCAGGCGAGCCGGTTTCGTGCCTGCCCGCCGATCGTGGTGAAGAAACCACCGGTCAGGACGCGGCCACAGCTCAGGGCGATCGCACGCACGGTGCCGTTCGAGTTGGGATTCCACGCGGTCGCGGAACCGCTCGCCGCGTCCAGCGCGGCGATGTTGTTGCGGGCGCTTCCGCCGGCGGTGGTGAAGGTGCCACCGATATATACGACGCCACCGTCGCTGGTGACGGTGAACACCTCGCCGTCCGTCCCGGGATTCCAGGCCGTGGCCGCGCCGGTCGCGCCATCGATGGCGGCGATGTTGGCGCGCGGCTGTCCGCCCACGTCGGTGAACAGTCCGCCCGAGTAGACGAGCCCGGCGCTCACGCCGAGCGACGCGACGCGGCCCGACACGTTCGGGTCCCACGCGCCGAGCGCCCCGGATCCGAGGTCGAACGCCGCGAGTCCGTTACGGACCTGCGCCCCGACCATGGTGAAGCTGCCGCCCACACGGAGCGTCGCGCCGTCCACCGCGAGGGCGAGCACCTCGCTGTTCACGTCGGGATTCCAGCTCGTGACCTGGCCGGTGACGAGGTCCAGCGCCGCGAGATTGTTGCGCAGCACCCCGCCGATGCCGGTGAAGGAACCACCCGCGTAGACCACTCCGCCATACGACGCGAGCGAGAAGACGGCCCCGTACGCGATCGGGTTCCAGGCGGTCGCGAGGCCGGTCGTCGCGTCGAGCGCGGCGAGGCGGCTGCGCGCCTGTCCCCCGACGGAGGTGAAATCGCCGCCCGCGTACACCACCGACCCGACGACCGACAGCGCGAGCACCTGGGCGTTGGCGCCGGGACTCCAGGCCGAGACCGCCCCGGTTCCGGCGTCCACGGAACACAGTCGCGTCCGCGGCTGGCCGCCGACCGTCGTGAAGGCGCCGCCCACGTACAGGCTGCCGGCGTCGAGCGCCAGCGCCGAGACCTGCGCGTTGCTCCCCGGGTTCCAGGCGGTGGCGAGGCCGCTCGAGACGTCCAGCGCCGCGACGCGAAGACGCGTCTGCCCGCCGATGTTCGTGAAGTCTCCGCCCACGAAAACGCTGGAACCGTTGGCGACGAGCGCACGCACGGTGCTGTTGGCGTTCGGATTCCAGGAGGTCGGCGTGCCGCTGGTCAGGTCCACCGCGGCGATGCGCATGCGAGACGAGGCACCGATGCTGGTGAAGCTGCCGCCCACGTAGATCACGCCGCCGCCCAGGGCGAGGGCGCGCACGCTGCTGCTCGCGCCGGGATCCCACGCGGTCGTCACCCCGGTCGTGCCGTCCACGGCCGCGAGGTTGCTTCGCGACTCCCCACCGACGGACGAGAAGCTGCCGCCCGCGTAGAGCGTGGTGCCGTCGAAGACCAGTGTCAGCACCTGTCCGCTCGCCCCCGGGTTCCAGGGCGCGACCGAGTTGTCGGCCAGCACATGCGCGAGGTTCGCGCGCGCGACGCCGCCGACCGAGGAGAACTGGCCACCGATGAACCACCCGCCCGCACCATCGGAAACGACCGCGTTGATCTGGCCCGTGACCCTCGGGTAACCGGCGAGCGCGAGGCCCGACGCCGCGCTGATCGGCACGCCGGTGCCCGAGGTCGAGCCGACCGCCGTGAAAGCGCCGCCGAGGTAGAGGGTGGAGCCGGAGACCGCGACCGCGTTGACCGTGCCGTTGGTGATCTGCAGATCCTCGCGCACGACCTGCGCGCCGGCCACGCTCGCGCCGAGCGCCGCGCACAGCGCCACCCGCAACAGCGCGAGCGCGGCACGCAGTCCGGCGGGGCGCCGTCCCGTCCGGCGGGCGCCCTTGCGCGGCGCCGTCTGCGCGATCCCGGTGGTCTTCATCGGCCCGCTACCTCAGGAGCACCAGACGCCGGGTGAACCGTGCCCCGCCGGCATGGAGCTGCGCGTAGTAGAGCCCCGGCGCGGCCGGCCGGCCGCTTTCGTCGCCGCCGTCCCAGGCCACGCGCCACGAACCCGCCTCGCGCACGCCCGAGACGAGTGTCTTCACGCGCCGGCCGTCCACCGAGTAGATCGCGAGGTCCACACGATCGTCGTGCGCGAGTCCGAACTCGATCGTCGCGCTTCCGCGTGCGGGATTCGGCCACGGTGCGGCGAGCGCCGTCACCCATACGCGCGGCGTCCCGGTCTCGCGCCCGCTCGCGCCCAGCTCGACAGGCTGGTTGCGCGAATCGCGGGCCGCGACCTGCGCGAGGCGGATTCGCGGCGCTCCGCCGCGCAGCGCCCGGAACGTGACCGTGGCCACCTCGCCTTCACCCGCCAGCGCGCGCGCGCGCACGCCGAGCAGCGCGGCGTCCACCACACCGGCGCGTGGCGAGAGCACGAGTCCTCCCTGCGCAGCCAGCCACCCGCCCGTCGAAACGCCGACCGGCTCGACCACCGTGGCGTCCCAGCCGAGCGTCGCCGAGAACCCCTGCACGCGACCGCTGCCGGTCATGCTCAAAGTGGCCGTGACCTGCGATCCGGCATCGGTGCTGACGGGCGCCTCGATGCGCAGCTCGTCGGTGGCACCCTCCTCGCCGGTCGCCGGTCCGTTCGCGAGCTGCGGGGCCGAGACCACGAGGAAGTTCGTGGCGAAGACGATGAAGTCCTCGAAGTCGAGCCGGCCATCGGTGAACGGGCGGGACGAGAGCGCCAGGTCGGTCGTCGGCCCCACGTCGAGGTAGTGGACGTTGCGGTTCGAGAGCTCAGGCTCGGAGATGCCGTAGTTCGCGCCGAGCAGCGAGACGTCCTCGCTTCCGACCGAGTTGTTGCCCTGTCCGATCGTGACGCCGTCGGAAACGTCGCCGAGGTGATAGTCGAGCGCTCCGGCGCTCCGATTGGAAACCGCCGACGTCCCGCCCGCCGCGTTCTTCGCGAACGCGACGTAGTACCAGAAGTCGCGCGTGGCCGGCTCGTCGGTCTGGCCGCTCGCGGTGACCGAGGTCAGCGTCCACGGCGCGCCCGGCGGGTAGGACGGAATCGCGGGTTCGACGCCACCGGCGTTGTCGTAGCGCGGGTACCCGCCGAATCCCGCCCTGTAGACCTGGACCGTCGTGGCACCCGCCGGCACGGAGAACGTCAGCACGACCTTCGCCGTGCCGTCGGCATCGTTGCTCGACGGTTGAGTCTGCGCCGCGAGGTCGGCGATCGCCGTGGGAATCGCCAGGACTTCGAGCGTGTACACGCGGCTGCCCGTGCACAGATTGGAGTCCGACACACCGATGGTGAACGTGTCCGTTCCCGCGGCGCTCGGAGTACCCGACAGCAGGCCCGCGGGGGACAGGCTGAGCCCGGCGGGCAGG includes:
- a CDS encoding putative Ig domain-containing protein; the encoded protein is SQTLAATGGTAPYGSWAVTVGTLPAGLSLDSGSGLISGTPATAETQAFTVRVVDAASDTATQALSITVGANGVATRLVVVQSPSNSVAGSVLSPNLLVRVRDAYGNNVPGAGVSIDVALSTGPGPLSGTLSRTTDSTGLAVFGDLVLQTSGTGQRLAVSSTGLSPDTSATFDVSPASAASLTFVQHPTSTLVGAIITPAVTVRVRDTFGNNVPGESVSIGLVGMGTLEGDAPAVSDSNGIATFASLWVNLAGTGNILEATAGALGPVSSATFDISCPVITLAPSLLANATQGIAYSETLSAGGGHAPYNYAVSAGSLPAGLALAATGELSGTPTAIGSSNFTVTATDTFGCAGSLAYSLTVDLGCPAIAVTPDSLPPASVAVAYSQALAASGGTAPYVFTVTSGALPAGLSLSPAGLLSGTPSAAGTDTFTIGVSDSNLCTGSRVYTLEVLAIPTAIADLAAQTQPSSNDADGTAKVVLTFSVPAGATTVQVYRAGFGGYPRYDNAGGVEPAIPSYPPGAPWTLTSVTASGQTDEPATRDFWYYVAFAKNAAGGTSAVSNRSAGALDYHLGDVSDGVTIGQGNNSVGSEDVSLLGANYGISEPELSNRNVHYLDVGPTTDLALSSRPFTDGRLDFEDFIVFATNFLVVSAPQLANGPATGEEGATDELRIEAPVSTDAGSQVTATLSMTGSGRVQGFSATLGWDATVVEPVGVSTGGWLAAQGGLVLSPRAGVVDAALLGVRARALAGEGEVATVTFRALRGGAPRIRLAQVAARDSRNQPVELGASGRETGTPRVWVTALAAPWPNPARGSATIEFGLAHDDRVDLAIYSVDGRRVKTLVSGVREAGSWRVAWDGGDESGRPAAPGLYYAQLHAGGARFTRRLVLLR